A window from Leptospira meyeri encodes these proteins:
- a CDS encoding AtpZ/AtpI family protein — translation MKGESKEPSNKKPEKSPMAMAGVGFEFVSTIALFVVGGYYLDEYMKTEPLWLLVGFFLGFIAAFYFLIKKAKENE, via the coding sequence ATGAAAGGAGAATCGAAAGAGCCTTCAAATAAAAAACCGGAGAAGTCGCCAATGGCGATGGCCGGTGTTGGTTTTGAATTTGTATCTACCATCGCACTTTTTGTGGTGGGAGGATACTACCTCGACGAATATATGAAAACGGAGCCACTATGGCTTCTCGTAGGTTTTTTCTTAGGTTTTATCGCCGCATTTTATTTTCTAATTAAAAAAGCAAAAGAAAACGAATAA
- the lepB gene encoding signal peptidase I — MGIFSTIFQSKPKQDSKEPPKEGAAASGISFGIIVVLVFAFKSSILDANNIPSGSMIPTLKIGDFLFVNKMRYSFRMPFTEKELFRIDDPKRGDIVTFIPPATALAQEESRTGIFAKRFVKRVVGLPGDTIRITRKYIDTKDRGRVHFALVEYKEKGSEEFRSYEPKEVPIGKELSDLDNLEATQRALFKEVKPGFEHFILEGFEDDRRAHIFEYCDFLHGCQIPEGQYMVMGDNRDDSHDSRAWGFVKREDILGKALIIYFSIDWKDSTCEYKDGQELAEKGPEIAERYEGEKLEKRCHYTEIFSSHNTRYRDDESRFGWVERTIRYRLWRLSVRWDRIGRILQ; from the coding sequence ATGGGAATATTCTCCACTATCTTCCAATCTAAACCAAAACAAGATTCTAAAGAACCGCCAAAAGAGGGAGCTGCTGCTTCGGGAATTTCTTTCGGAATCATTGTGGTCCTTGTATTTGCTTTCAAATCATCAATATTAGATGCTAATAATATTCCTTCCGGATCCATGATCCCCACACTCAAGATCGGCGACTTTTTATTTGTTAATAAAATGCGTTATTCCTTTCGAATGCCTTTCACAGAAAAGGAACTCTTTCGTATCGATGATCCGAAACGTGGAGATATCGTTACATTTATTCCGCCAGCAACGGCACTTGCCCAAGAAGAATCCAGGACAGGAATTTTTGCGAAACGATTTGTCAAACGTGTTGTTGGTCTTCCTGGAGATACAATCCGAATCACTCGTAAATACATCGATACCAAAGATAGGGGTAGAGTACACTTTGCACTCGTCGAATACAAGGAGAAAGGGTCTGAAGAGTTTCGATCTTATGAGCCAAAGGAAGTTCCGATAGGTAAAGAACTTTCTGATTTGGATAATTTAGAAGCCACACAAAGAGCACTCTTTAAAGAAGTTAAACCAGGGTTTGAACATTTTATTTTAGAAGGATTTGAGGACGATCGCCGTGCGCATATTTTTGAATATTGCGATTTTTTACATGGATGTCAAATTCCTGAAGGCCAGTATATGGTGATGGGGGACAACCGGGATGACTCTCATGATTCACGGGCCTGGGGATTTGTAAAACGAGAAGATATTTTAGGTAAGGCCCTCATTATTTATTTTTCCATTGATTGGAAAGACTCTACATGTGAATACAAAGATGGTCAGGAACTTGCGGAAAAAGGGCCTGAAATTGCAGAAAGGTATGAAGGGGAAAAATTAGAAAAGCGGTGTCATTATACTGAGATTTTTTCTTCGCATAATACTCGTTATAGGGATGACGAGTCAAGATTTGGATGGGTAGAAAGAACAATTCGTTATCGTTTGTGGAGGCTCAGTGTTAGGTGGGATCGAATTGGTCGTATCCTCCAATGA
- a CDS encoding DUF2079 domain-containing protein — MVYLFFLFSLVSPFLFISPKNFHAPFQKGVFLFLLFLTIYNFWKEKKSKPQSKPNHSLTNYDLLSDKQIRILPYLLSISCILFIITNTNHAIQLSKSLADAFLFQDADYIGISDILLSISRGDGFTSGYYSESGIGSYLHHHFAPGMFVLIPFVSLVPERWGLAVGVFFVYQLATVLWLFWAYQISKNNLKNRVNKFLVFWVLVTNQLYLYRIGSSFHFEVLVLLFALFFFYIWEQQKKIQNVRSHFSWFYYGILSFATILYISLKEDIVIYLLLFFLPIVLRFLYKHNQKNRNEAVEKGWFSANRKDKILLRSLILIISILLLWMGFVFCIYPMFGDSKESITWTNVLTQEYHSAFKQVTGFQKSFQIFLELITSGGLGIFQMLPEVIGIGLVYATHIFSSRPWHHEVYTYYSYSLVPFILYTGILWIQSEKKISLSFAFLILTCLFWKNSLDQNFPLDPIIKSPWKQSNVEEVREDLKKANLLILSNPLKIISQNTNTNLDPNSYSNLESGNDQNLKTKKDIFVFSQYNLSFLISDKTKTYPLEQIRNAPSICKNADICYAVMALEFTDEILWPQTRILSYKKELEEQKGSLVWKGKQIEVWQIPTTKENSIHQN, encoded by the coding sequence GTGGTTTATTTATTTTTTTTATTCAGTTTAGTTTCTCCTTTTCTCTTTATTTCTCCTAAAAACTTTCATGCCCCCTTTCAAAAGGGGGTATTTCTTTTTCTACTTTTCCTTACTATCTATAACTTTTGGAAAGAAAAAAAATCAAAACCTCAGTCAAAGCCAAATCACTCTCTAACTAACTATGATTTGTTATCTGACAAACAGATTAGGATTCTCCCCTACCTACTCAGTATCAGTTGCATTCTATTTATCATTACAAATACAAACCATGCAATCCAACTCTCAAAATCTCTCGCAGATGCTTTCTTATTCCAAGATGCGGATTATATTGGTATTTCGGATATTCTTCTCTCTATTTCTCGTGGAGACGGATTTACCAGTGGTTACTATTCAGAATCAGGAATCGGAAGTTACCTCCACCACCACTTCGCACCAGGAATGTTTGTTCTGATTCCGTTTGTGAGCCTGGTTCCCGAAAGATGGGGTCTGGCCGTGGGTGTCTTTTTTGTTTACCAATTGGCAACGGTCCTTTGGCTATTCTGGGCGTATCAAATTTCCAAAAACAATTTAAAAAATCGGGTGAATAAATTCTTAGTTTTTTGGGTTCTTGTCACAAACCAGTTATATCTCTACCGGATTGGATCCAGTTTTCACTTTGAGGTTTTGGTTTTATTATTTGCTCTTTTCTTTTTTTATATTTGGGAACAACAGAAGAAGATACAAAATGTTCGATCTCATTTCTCCTGGTTTTATTATGGTATCTTATCTTTTGCCACCATTCTCTATATTTCACTCAAAGAAGATATTGTCATTTACCTTCTTCTTTTTTTTCTACCGATAGTTTTAAGATTTTTATACAAACATAACCAAAAGAATCGGAATGAGGCAGTGGAGAAAGGATGGTTTTCCGCAAACCGCAAAGATAAGATCCTGCTCCGTTCGTTAATACTAATCATAAGCATCCTATTATTATGGATGGGCTTTGTTTTTTGTATATATCCTATGTTTGGTGACTCGAAAGAATCCATCACCTGGACGAATGTTCTCACCCAAGAATACCATTCCGCCTTCAAACAAGTAACTGGTTTCCAAAAATCATTCCAAATTTTTCTAGAGTTAATCACGAGCGGGGGACTCGGAATCTTTCAAATGTTACCAGAAGTGATAGGAATCGGCCTGGTATACGCAACGCATATATTTTCTTCCAGACCTTGGCACCATGAAGTTTATACGTATTACAGTTATTCCCTAGTTCCTTTTATCCTTTATACCGGAATTCTTTGGATTCAATCGGAGAAAAAAATATCTTTATCATTTGCCTTTTTGATTCTTACTTGTCTCTTTTGGAAAAACTCACTCGACCAAAATTTTCCATTGGATCCAATTATCAAAAGTCCATGGAAACAATCAAATGTAGAAGAAGTTCGTGAAGATCTAAAAAAAGCGAATCTTCTGATTCTTTCGAATCCATTAAAAATTATCTCGCAGAACACAAATACAAATTTGGATCCGAATTCATATTCTAATTTAGAATCAGGAAATGATCAAAACCTAAAAACAAAAAAGGATATTTTTGTATTTTCGCAATACAACCTTTCCTTCCTAATTTCAGACAAAACGAAAACGTATCCGCTTGAACAAATTAGAAATGCACCATCCATATGCAAAAATGCAGATATTTGTTATGCGGTGATGGCTCTTGAATTTACAGATGAAATTTTGTGGCCCCAAACAAGAATATTGAGCTACAAAAAAGAACTAGAAGAACAAAAAGGAAGTTTGGTTTGGAAAGGGAAACAAATTGAAGTTTGGCAAATACCAACAACAAAAGAAAATTCAATCCATCAAAATTGA
- a CDS encoding MBL fold metallo-hydrolase, giving the protein MKITIPKRIPDMEDIGDGVFKIVLPQPFYAPNNIYLYHGNDGLTLIDSGYIESIPMLQASLKTKGFSFKDIRHIIYTHNHLDHISSSLVLKSYAKNVTYYGYRAMADGVGNYLESMVLFEEATEDLFHKAFGDKEELDRILEESRRGWRQFYSKFSETKKGDPVLRIDVKIDHNDSLELGGKLFRFLHTPGHNLYHITPVDPSTGIYFSGDLIIANLTAIYSEMDGNLSDYYFTLSKLLEEPIKRMLPAHGSEIEDPKKTITLVKKTLSILEKGVLRRLREGESDLKVLMEAAIGKKVHNGGHLPTALGLVYSIIQKLVLEGQIRIERRENGYEIFHIVN; this is encoded by the coding sequence ATGAAAATTACCATCCCCAAAAGAATTCCGGACATGGAAGACATCGGGGATGGTGTCTTTAAAATTGTTCTACCGCAACCTTTTTACGCTCCTAACAATATCTATCTCTATCACGGAAATGATGGTTTAACCTTAATCGACTCTGGTTATATTGAATCCATTCCGATGTTACAGGCTTCTTTAAAAACAAAGGGATTCTCATTTAAAGACATTCGCCATATCATATATACGCATAATCATCTTGATCATATATCTTCCTCATTGGTGCTTAAGTCGTATGCAAAAAATGTAACCTACTATGGGTATCGCGCTATGGCTGATGGCGTTGGAAATTATTTAGAATCGATGGTACTTTTTGAAGAAGCAACAGAAGACTTATTTCATAAAGCATTCGGTGATAAAGAAGAACTGGATCGGATTTTGGAAGAATCACGTAGAGGCTGGCGACAGTTTTACAGCAAATTTAGCGAAACTAAAAAAGGGGATCCTGTCTTAAGAATTGATGTAAAAATTGATCACAACGACAGTTTGGAGTTAGGTGGTAAGTTGTTTCGTTTTTTGCACACACCTGGTCATAATTTATATCATATCACACCCGTGGATCCTTCAACAGGGATTTATTTTTCAGGGGATCTCATCATTGCCAATCTCACTGCCATTTATTCTGAAATGGACGGAAATTTAAGTGATTATTATTTTACACTTTCTAAACTTTTGGAAGAACCCATCAAACGTATGTTACCTGCTCATGGTAGCGAAATTGAAGATCCAAAAAAAACCATTACTCTTGTCAAAAAGACTTTGAGTATTTTGGAAAAAGGAGTTCTTCGACGCCTCAGAGAAGGGGAGTCTGATCTGAAAGTCCTTATGGAAGCGGCCATTGGAAAAAAAGTTCATAATGGTGGTCATTTACCGACAGCGCTTGGACTTGTATACAGTATCATTCAGAAATTGGTTTTAGAAGGGCAGATTCGTATCGAAAGACGAGAGAATGGATATGAAATTTTTCATATCGTAAACTAA
- a CDS encoding MaoC family dehydratase, whose product MAEKPMSPFGELAPNTPASLSDVKKNIYGRYLEEFNVGDIYVHPRQFTVDRSFAQEFATVFMDANPLYLSAEYAKAHGFADLLVHPLMVFNLALSIGVQNNSEKALANLGYYNAQFLLPVYPGDTLSSRTKILAVDDKGPDKPGIVHVRTLCLNQKNEVVLQYERKIMIYQSNGKPKGNPKPGDASAYFPESKTPALKLPNLKFPTEMKDVTWGHTYFENFKPGQIYVHQNGRTITDEHYQWTFRVGNTHPLHYDKLYSAGISGPMGGEPVVYGGLVFGWLAGMASRDISENAIWELGFTEGYHTQPAFSGDTVTCISRILTTEDKGTEYGIPAGEVQIQFIGLKNIKANDALDKFGADLFLKENDKKKLGKEKIPEKIFEIERRLIIKKQP is encoded by the coding sequence ATGGCCGAAAAACCTATGTCCCCCTTTGGTGAGTTAGCTCCCAACACACCTGCTTCTCTCTCTGATGTCAAAAAGAACATTTATGGACGATACCTCGAAGAATTCAATGTAGGTGATATTTATGTTCACCCTCGCCAATTCACTGTGGACAGAAGTTTTGCCCAAGAATTTGCTACCGTGTTTATGGATGCAAACCCACTTTACCTTTCTGCTGAATACGCAAAAGCCCACGGATTTGCTGATTTACTCGTTCATCCACTGATGGTGTTTAACTTAGCACTTTCCATCGGTGTTCAGAATAACAGTGAGAAAGCGCTTGCAAACCTTGGTTATTACAACGCGCAATTTTTATTACCTGTTTATCCAGGAGATACTCTTTCTTCTCGAACTAAAATTTTAGCAGTGGATGATAAAGGTCCGGACAAACCGGGAATCGTTCATGTAAGAACACTTTGTCTCAACCAAAAAAACGAAGTGGTTTTGCAATACGAACGTAAAATCATGATCTACCAGTCCAATGGAAAACCAAAAGGCAATCCAAAACCAGGTGATGCATCGGCTTACTTTCCAGAATCAAAAACTCCAGCACTCAAACTTCCGAATCTCAAATTCCCAACAGAGATGAAGGATGTGACTTGGGGACATACTTATTTTGAAAACTTCAAACCAGGCCAAATTTATGTGCACCAAAATGGAAGAACCATCACTGACGAACATTACCAATGGACATTTCGCGTAGGGAATACTCACCCACTTCATTATGATAAATTGTATTCTGCAGGAATCTCTGGCCCTATGGGTGGAGAACCAGTGGTTTACGGTGGACTCGTATTTGGTTGGTTAGCTGGTATGGCATCACGTGATATTTCTGAAAACGCAATTTGGGAACTTGGATTCACAGAAGGATACCACACGCAACCTGCTTTTTCTGGTGATACAGTGACTTGTATTTCTAGAATTCTAACGACTGAAGACAAAGGAACTGAATACGGAATCCCTGCAGGTGAAGTACAAATTCAGTTCATTGGTTTAAAAAATATCAAAGCAAATGATGCATTGGATAAATTCGGCGCTGATCTTTTCCTTAAAGAAAATGATAAAAAGAAACTAGGAAAAGAAAAAATCCCAGAGAAAATCTTCGAAATCGAAAGAAGATTGATCATCAAAAAACAACCATAA
- a CDS encoding NADP-dependent glyceraldehyde-3-phosphate dehydrogenase yields the protein MSFVFPSEDSVPEKYRIQPVHQKEYLLDGEIRIWEGESQIVKSPIFLNQNGKSEPVILGSYPNFDEKQSLLALEAAVKAYNHGTGVWPIATSKERIDAVRKFITLMKGKRDQIILLLMWEIGKTEKDATKEFERTIEYLEDTIESLQELETTSSNYIKEGGLIAQIKRSPYGVVLCMGPFNYPLNETFCTLIPAILMGNTVVFKPAKYGVLLLQPLLECFKEAFPPGVINTVYGDGAKVISPIMESGKIDVFAFIGSSSTANLITKKHPKLNRLRSVLGLNAKNPAIVLPDTDLKTMVPEILSGSLSYNGQRCTALKILFVHKDILDEFTKLYLEELTKWKAGMPWETEVNFTPLPEEGKTKWLKELLDDALSKGAKILNPGGGEINESFMFPAVLSPVPPNARLYQEEQFGPLVPIVPFSSVEEPLNYIYASNLGQQASIFGKDPKTIGKLIDILVNQVARVNWNAQCQRGPDSFPFSGRKDSADGTLSVSDALRVFSIRTVVSFKDNEMGRNLLGEVLKERTSNYLSQEFHL from the coding sequence ATGAGCTTTGTTTTTCCTTCCGAAGATTCCGTTCCAGAAAAATACAGGATCCAACCGGTCCACCAAAAAGAATACCTCCTAGACGGAGAAATTCGAATTTGGGAAGGGGAATCACAAATTGTCAAATCTCCCATTTTTCTGAACCAAAATGGAAAATCAGAACCAGTGATTTTAGGATCCTATCCTAATTTTGATGAAAAACAAAGTTTGTTGGCGCTAGAGGCAGCAGTCAAAGCATACAACCACGGAACTGGTGTTTGGCCCATTGCTACATCTAAAGAAAGAATTGATGCGGTTCGAAAATTCATTACCCTAATGAAAGGCAAAAGAGACCAAATCATCCTACTCCTTATGTGGGAAATAGGTAAAACAGAAAAGGATGCTACAAAAGAATTCGAAAGAACCATCGAATATCTAGAAGACACTATCGAATCATTACAAGAGCTTGAAACAACTTCCAGCAATTATATCAAAGAAGGCGGACTCATTGCACAAATCAAACGATCTCCTTATGGAGTGGTTCTTTGTATGGGCCCGTTCAATTATCCTTTGAATGAAACTTTTTGCACTCTCATCCCAGCTATCCTTATGGGAAACACCGTGGTTTTCAAACCGGCAAAGTATGGTGTGCTGTTATTACAACCTCTTTTAGAGTGTTTTAAGGAAGCTTTCCCACCTGGAGTCATCAACACAGTCTATGGTGATGGTGCCAAAGTCATTTCTCCCATCATGGAGTCTGGTAAAATCGATGTTTTTGCATTTATTGGTTCGAGTTCTACTGCCAACCTCATCACAAAAAAACATCCCAAACTCAATCGCCTAAGATCTGTTCTGGGACTTAACGCAAAAAATCCAGCGATTGTTTTACCTGATACAGATTTAAAAACCATGGTTCCTGAAATTCTATCGGGATCTCTTTCTTACAATGGACAGAGATGTACAGCTCTTAAAATTCTATTTGTTCACAAAGATATTTTAGATGAATTTACAAAACTTTATTTAGAAGAACTAACAAAGTGGAAAGCCGGGATGCCTTGGGAAACGGAAGTCAATTTTACTCCACTCCCTGAAGAAGGAAAAACCAAATGGTTAAAAGAACTCTTAGATGATGCTTTGTCAAAAGGTGCAAAAATTTTGAATCCTGGTGGTGGAGAAATCAATGAGTCCTTTATGTTTCCAGCAGTCCTTTCCCCTGTTCCACCAAACGCACGTTTGTATCAGGAAGAACAATTTGGACCACTCGTACCGATAGTTCCTTTTTCTTCCGTAGAAGAACCGTTAAACTATATCTATGCATCCAATTTGGGCCAACAGGCCAGTATCTTCGGAAAAGATCCAAAAACTATCGGCAAACTCATCGACATCCTTGTGAACCAAGTGGCTAGGGTCAATTGGAATGCGCAATGCCAAAGGGGGCCAGATTCCTTTCCATTTTCCGGACGTAAAGATTCTGCTGACGGAACACTTTCCGTTTCCGATGCCCTTCGCGTATTTTCGATTCGTACTGTTGTGAGTTTCAAAGACAACGAGATGGGACGTAATCTTCTAGGGGAAGTACTGAAAGAAAGAACTTCGAATTACTTAAGCCAAGAATTTCACTTGTAA
- a CDS encoding DUF1554 domain-containing protein, with amino-acid sequence MRWNFFVSFLSLGWFLSCNQVNPRDELLFTLISGLNPVTSTSTSVSVSSSAKINVSSTSVLLKYGTPQNFGISLVKQPTANVSASFTFSNTKLTVNGSATSPSPTVLIFTPANYNVVQTISLNSTTQVLDSSSLTITVTSADPFYNTSGSVSISHQRIYLAYTGNSFIFKENVAIPSLTPTITFVITNCTVTPALPTGLSLNASNCVISGTPTGGTQPATTYAVTATNGTDSDTHNISIQVETAVFKVFVTAATFNGDLRGAAADGPAGADLKCNADANKPSTGTYKAMITTDGGARRACDGTANCTNSGENNDWVFQFNKYYVRANDSAFLFTPNSAGILPASSSIFSTPPYTMSESFDSGVQTYWTGVAAPNFYWQVASAQVTNTCSNWTSGSATSPTSEGGRIGISNATDYTAFRNGSGVSCSTLNRLVCVEQ; translated from the coding sequence ATGCGTTGGAATTTTTTCGTTTCCTTCCTTTCTTTAGGTTGGTTTCTCTCCTGTAATCAAGTGAATCCACGAGATGAGTTGCTCTTCACACTCATAAGCGGACTGAATCCTGTCACTTCGACCTCCACTTCCGTTTCAGTTTCCTCATCGGCTAAAATCAATGTATCAAGCACAAGTGTTCTATTGAAATATGGAACGCCACAAAACTTTGGAATTTCACTTGTTAAACAACCAACAGCAAATGTCAGTGCTTCCTTTACTTTTTCCAATACAAAACTAACCGTTAATGGTTCGGCAACGTCACCAAGCCCAACTGTACTTATCTTCACTCCCGCCAATTATAATGTGGTTCAAACAATCAGTTTAAATTCAACCACCCAAGTTTTAGATTCCTCTTCTCTCACGATCACCGTAACAAGTGCCGACCCTTTTTACAATACAAGTGGTTCTGTCTCCATCAGCCATCAACGTATCTATCTGGCATATACAGGAAATTCATTTATCTTTAAAGAGAATGTAGCTATACCATCACTCACTCCTACTATCACGTTTGTTATCACCAATTGTACGGTGACTCCAGCTCTTCCCACTGGATTAAGTTTGAATGCAAGTAACTGTGTGATTTCTGGAACGCCAACAGGCGGTACACAACCGGCAACTACTTACGCAGTGACAGCGACAAACGGAACCGACTCAGATACCCATAACATTAGTATCCAAGTTGAAACAGCAGTATTTAAAGTATTTGTCACGGCAGCTACTTTCAATGGAGACTTAAGAGGAGCTGCTGCGGATGGTCCAGCCGGTGCCGATCTAAAATGTAATGCGGATGCAAACAAACCGTCGACTGGAACTTATAAAGCAATGATTACGACCGATGGCGGAGCAAGACGGGCTTGTGATGGTACGGCAAATTGTACCAATTCTGGCGAAAATAATGATTGGGTCTTTCAGTTTAATAAATACTATGTCCGTGCCAATGACTCCGCATTTTTATTCACACCTAACTCAGCAGGAATCTTACCGGCATCTTCGAGTATTTTTTCAACACCACCTTACACGATGAGCGAATCTTTTGACTCCGGGGTACAAACTTATTGGACAGGAGTCGCTGCACCTAATTTTTATTGGCAGGTCGCATCCGCACAAGTTACAAATACTTGTTCGAATTGGACGAGTGGATCTGCGACTTCCCCCACATCTGAAGGAGGACGAATTGGAATCTCTAATGCTACGGACTATACTGCTTTTCGAAATGGATCGGGTGTATCATGCTCCACTCTCAACCGTTTAGTCTGTGTCGAGCAATAA
- a CDS encoding esterase/lipase family protein, with the protein MIQILINSLAGKTVSLTQKTTDSLLKGVQFLVKGSLTSAGGGLDLLSNAFFYKPEWREALQKAGVQVKETGHKSNENLQKTIEQTNQAFEKALFKVELTAKHSDDMVFDNRMVSSILGSSHNQKFKLTKIDMSFRTIGKDITAKETIEEYKDSKKTKSVLFLPGLFTDETVWQEQTVEYKDRKITSPGLATDLQEVGYYPFYLRYNHGLPIHENGKKLMHLLDVFFNEDPNIKPDIICYSLGCLIFRSCLYHAKLENKEWLNRFGKVVLIAAPNKGSYLEKIGFWLGFLFEKSPNVALKIIGMIGNLRSDAIKDLSFGLIRKEEKGWIETISGYFGETYFGELDEMDVYQAYALMEGVENPLQNFLGDGIVEKKSLTYLTDKVFTKKSNPALRTLELNKQNHFSIISARPLIHWVKEVFGVTPKI; encoded by the coding sequence GTGATCCAAATCCTCATCAACTCCCTAGCTGGAAAAACAGTATCGCTTACCCAAAAAACAACCGATTCCCTGCTGAAAGGGGTACAATTCCTAGTCAAAGGAAGCCTAACGAGTGCAGGTGGAGGTTTGGATCTACTCTCCAACGCATTTTTTTATAAACCAGAATGGAGAGAGGCATTACAGAAAGCCGGCGTCCAAGTAAAAGAAACTGGTCACAAATCAAATGAAAACTTACAAAAGACGATAGAACAAACGAACCAGGCTTTTGAAAAAGCACTCTTCAAAGTAGAACTGACCGCAAAACACAGTGATGATATGGTATTTGATAATCGAATGGTATCAAGCATTCTGGGAAGCTCTCATAATCAAAAATTCAAACTCACAAAGATCGATATGAGTTTTAGAACTATTGGAAAAGATATTACAGCAAAGGAAACGATCGAGGAATATAAAGATTCAAAAAAAACAAAATCCGTTCTCTTCCTTCCCGGATTATTTACAGATGAAACCGTTTGGCAGGAACAAACTGTAGAATATAAGGATAGGAAAATTACTTCACCAGGTCTTGCTACCGATTTACAAGAAGTAGGTTACTATCCATTTTATCTTAGATACAACCACGGTCTTCCCATCCACGAAAACGGGAAAAAACTGATGCATCTTTTAGATGTTTTTTTTAACGAAGACCCAAATATAAAGCCAGATATCATTTGTTATAGTTTAGGATGTTTAATTTTTCGCTCTTGTTTGTATCATGCAAAGTTAGAGAATAAAGAATGGCTCAATCGATTTGGAAAAGTAGTCCTGATCGCTGCGCCAAACAAAGGTTCGTATTTAGAAAAAATAGGATTTTGGCTCGGATTCCTATTTGAAAAAAGCCCCAATGTAGCACTCAAAATTATTGGGATGATAGGCAACCTTCGTAGTGATGCTATCAAAGACTTATCCTTCGGACTCATTCGCAAAGAGGAAAAAGGATGGATAGAAACCATTTCTGGTTATTTTGGTGAAACTTATTTCGGTGAATTGGACGAGATGGACGTTTACCAAGCCTATGCATTAATGGAAGGAGTAGAAAATCCATTACAAAACTTTCTTGGGGATGGGATCGTCGAGAAAAAAAGTCTTACCTATCTAACAGATAAGGTATTTACCAAAAAATCAAACCCCGCGTTACGAACATTAGAGCTAAATAAACAAAATCATTTTTCTATCATTAGTGCAAGACCACTCATCCATTGGGTGAAAGAAGTTTTTGGTGTGACACCGAAGATTTGA
- a CDS encoding histone deacetylase, with the protein MESLKTGIVFHEEFLKHNTGPGHPETHGRLVSILDHLSDLPSKNFLWKKDFLEAPLLVISSIHDPTYVRLVGRVCEEKGTGYLDGDTVFSSHSYLAASLAVGAGLYLADEVLLGNLKNGMALVRPPGHHAEADHAMGFCIFNNIAITAKYLQSKGIKRILILDWDVHHGNGTQHQFYEDDSVYFISLHQFPFYPGTGSLSERGKGKGIGTTLNIPLARGAGEFEYLSSFPSIQREMEKFQPEFVLVSAGFDAHKKDPLGGMNLSTSSFGIFTQEIQKIANTYASGRMISFLEGGYDLNALAESVKLHLETLAS; encoded by the coding sequence ATGGAATCTTTGAAAACTGGAATTGTTTTCCATGAAGAATTTCTAAAACACAATACAGGACCAGGGCATCCAGAAACTCACGGAAGATTGGTATCCATTTTGGACCATCTGTCTGATTTACCTTCCAAAAATTTTTTATGGAAAAAGGATTTTTTGGAAGCACCTTTATTGGTTATTTCTTCTATTCACGATCCAACTTATGTTCGTTTGGTTGGTCGAGTTTGCGAAGAGAAAGGCACTGGGTATTTGGATGGTGATACCGTATTTTCTTCACATTCTTATTTGGCCGCAAGTCTCGCCGTTGGTGCTGGTCTTTATCTTGCGGATGAAGTATTACTTGGAAATTTGAAAAATGGAATGGCACTCGTTCGTCCACCCGGACATCATGCGGAAGCTGACCATGCAATGGGATTTTGTATTTTTAATAATATTGCCATCACTGCGAAATACCTTCAGTCCAAAGGAATCAAAAGGATTTTGATTTTAGATTGGGATGTCCATCATGGAAATGGCACCCAACACCAGTTCTACGAAGATGATTCTGTTTATTTTATTTCTCTCCATCAGTTTCCATTTTATCCAGGCACAGGTTCTTTGTCAGAACGCGGAAAAGGGAAGGGAATTGGCACCACATTGAATATTCCCTTGGCAAGAGGTGCAGGTGAATTCGAATATTTATCCAGTTTTCCTTCTATCCAAAGAGAAATGGAAAAATTCCAACCAGAATTTGTTTTGGTATCAGCGGGCTTTGATGCCCATAAAAAAGATCCACTTGGTGGAATGAATTTGTCTACTTCTTCATTTGGAATTTTTACTCAGGAAATACAGAAAATTGCAAATACTTATGCTAGTGGCAGAATGATCTCATTTTTAGAAGGAGGATACGATTTGAATGCTCTTGCCGAATCGGTCAAATTGCATTTGGAAACCTTAGCATCGTAA